The Ziziphus jujuba cultivar Dongzao chromosome 12, ASM3175591v1 sequence TTAGGTTTATGTGGCACACACAAGTCAATATGAACTCAAAAGAATATAAAGCAAAAAAATCGCTTTAAAAGTTCacacttatttttttaaatctgttttgaatataatttgACTACTAAATTTTGGTTCAGAGGGTCAAAGTAATCCttgatttttatatcattttccaattcttaaaaagtaaatatagtACTTAAAATATACTAATCTTATTTAATAGAGATAAACCTTGATATTCTTGTCCCACATCCACCAAGCCATCCCTGAGAGATTGTTTAAATGAAGAAAGGCCATGGCCCACAAGCGGAGAGTGAATAAGGCATGGAATTTATCTCGTGGGCCATGGTGTTTTCCTCTGTTGCTCGAAAAATGAAACGCCGAGCCTTGCAGGTGAATATTTCCACGTTGATGAAAATGCCCTCCGAGAAGTTCGTAGGTAGAGCTGCCCCTCTTTGTCCAGGTGATCCAGCGGTCCTCGCTTCTCGGACACCCTCCTTTTCCCAAAGTCAAAGTCAAGGTGGTCCGTGGCTGCGTGTTCTACGTTGTtgctttttcaattatttaaatcTCTAATAATATCGATGCTGAAACTTTTCTGCTTTGatgtttttaacaaaattaaaaaaaaaaaaaattgattgttccagttaagcccaaaaaaaaaaaaaaaaaaaaaattccaattacaATTCACATTTAAAGTCCAATTGCGGTCCCATTTTCACcatgtatagatatatacataaaagGTTAATAATTTTATCTTGGCCAATAAAGTCCAGGTTGTATTGGAACGTAatgcatatattatatgttgCATATGTGTTAAAgtaattccatttttatttcattttataaatgataattaaaaacttaatataaTGCATTCATAAAGGCATtcaatttgataatattattgattatctttcaaatatatacatatatacatatatatatatatatatatatatattcttttgttcCTAATTTTAATACGTATTCTGTGTTAGATATGCATTAAAGTAGTtgctttttcatttcattttctaaatgataattaatgtaATCTATACACAGAACCactcaatttaataatattattagttatcttcaaattttttctctccctttttctttgaattttgattattaaatttctaataATATTGATGCTGAAACTTTTCTTCTTGATTGTTCTagttaagccaaaaaaaaaaagaaaaaagaaaaaaagaaagaaattccaATTACAATTCAATTATAGTCACATTTTTCAACATGTATAACAAATCTGTTATATGATGAGAAAATTTCTCAGAACCGGCTAATGAGgaacaaaatttattaatgggtcgttttcaatatattattatatttgaaaaattatataatatatattgtctaattttatttgataaaaatacattgtttaattatttaattggacaccaaaaaaaaaaaagaaaagatataaTATGAGATGTAAAATTATACAATGAATTGGAGTATCTTTGACACTAtgacactaaaaaaaaaagaaaaacggatatatattatattgagtTGATCGAAAGTTTGTCAGAGTAATTCTTTATTTACAACCACGTAATGTACttttaaggtttttatttttattaattgtttaaattaagtttttaaattggcataatatataataaataattagtaaaacatatatacttaaaaaaaagagtttatcataatgtactttaaaaaaaaaaaaattatgttgaaGAGAAGAAATGGAGAAATATACTCCATTGTACACAAAGTATGATGAAGTTTCACTTATTTGGAACCTATTGTCAGGTAATTGGCTAAAGCTTTTGCTTATGAATCAAAGCaacaaaaaaccaacaaaaaattaaGGTTATGTtgcaaagttaaaaaattaagataacgAATAATTCCTCTTTTTCTTCAGGATtcctaagaaagaaaaaaaagcaaatgaaaaaaatgagtttGGGTTTATGTGACTTGCACAAAGCAAAGAATCActtcaaaaattcatatttatttttgttttgaatataatttgattcaaaatgtCAGAAgtaattcttgatttttttataaatattatattccaatctttaaaagcaaatatatgtttataataaGTCCAATGTACTATATAATCTAATTTGTACTTGCAACATTTTTCTCGAACAGAGTCATAAACACGGAATGAACCTTGCCACATTGAGGAAGACTGCCAATTGACCACAAGTCAACCGGCGTGAATAGCGGATGGAAATATCAAACTCCAAGACTGGGAGGTCTTAATCTTGGCATTTGCCCCTACGGCACAAAAagaatatcaatattttcacaTTGACAAAAATGCCAAAGTTGTTCAAAATGTCAAAATAATCCCTTGTTTTATAGTATTTTACAACTCTGGAAGTAAATGATATGTTCAGTTTCTTATAAATTAAACAAGCACGAGGCAATATAACTCATTTACACTGGAACATTTCTTCTCAACACAGTCATAAACGAAAAAAGAAACGCCGTGCCTCTTTTTAGTCATTGCCAGTTTTCTAAACGATTAAATGTTAATAACTCAAATACAAATGCCATAAagtttgatattattattattcataactAATCAAAAAGCCACAAAAAAAAACTAAGTCCAGCTTAATACAAATCAATAAAATGTGGTTTGATTTTTGCAACACGTTTACCAACTAAATACAAATCAATTAAATGCTTTTCCAACACGTATAAGTATAATTTCCAATCTTTTTGAATGTCCTTTTTCTCAAGTTCAACCAAATACAATTCAACTAAATGCctccataaaaataataataaaaaaaaaaaaaaaaaagcagattgAATTTTTCAACATGTGTACGtataccatataaattccagttttttgcaatttcttttttttttttttttcttaataaagttCCCCATGCTGCAAATGATAAGCTAGTAGCTTTGTCCTTGAAATTCATTGACCATTAATGGctatcctttttcttcttcttctccaacttCCCCTTTCCGTTGTCGTTGCTCAAACCAACGGCAAAATAAATGTTCCAACTTCTCTGACTGCAGGAAGCAATAATTATTTATGGCTTTCACCTTCTGAAGATTTTGCATTTGGATTCCATCAGCTTGACGATGATGCCTTCGTACTTGCCATTTGGTATCACAAACTATCCGCCCAATTCACCCCAGTTTGGTATGCAAATGCAAATAAAGGTAAACCGGTTCCAAGGAATTCCAAACTCGAGCTAACTTCTGACAGTGCTCTCGTGCTAAAAAACGGTGCTCAAACATTATGGAACTCTGGAAAAACGAGTTCTGCTGAAGTAAACTATGCTGTGATGAATGATACAGGCAACTTTATGCTGTTGGATAATTTTAATAGACCCATATGGGAGAGCTTCAACTATCCCACTGATACGCTGTTGCCTTCTCAGATCATGAAGTTAGGTGGTTCTCTTTCTGCCAGAACAAGTGACACCGACTTCACACCGAGAAGATTCCAGTTTCGTTTGGCTAATAATGGTATCGCTGAGCTTATTACCATAAATTTGCCGGGAAACCAATCTTATGATACATAAGATTCCAAGGGTGATACATCGGATCCTGGTAACCAAGTTGAGctttgttagagttagtgacccgaattcttgttgatccGATCCGAAAAGCttgcggtgcgacccatttggtgaaactaatttttggagaaaaatttggggctctgtggtggaagcggaggtctcgggccgataggcccTTTTAAGGTGTCTTCcgtacaatatatttttttgatgcttttggggtttttcggctgtaattggggTTTGAGGGTATCGCGCAATTTTGCTCAACTTTGTACCaatttttcgatattggatttgcttctccctgcccgtggtttttcccgtcaaaggtttccacgttaattgtgtgtttgtccttcgctttctttgtttccgttgctatttgttttttctcccaattccgtaacaagctTGATTCGTCGGGCTTGCATGTATTGACAGAAAATGGAAGCAAAATCTTTGTTTCGAAACTGGAAAATCCAATCTCAGATCCTTTGGACTACTATATGAGAGTCACTCTTAATTTTGATGGGGCTCTTACCATAAACTCTCACTCCAAAGATCCGTCTGCTGCGAATGAAACATGGAGAACCttaaaatcaataccgaacaatgtATGCTGGGACGTAAATGGAGCTAGGGGAGGTGGAGTATGTGGGTTTAACAGTATATGCTCAACCCAATCTGATAGAAGGGCAAATTGCACATGCCCAAATGGTTATTCTTTGGTCAATCCAGATGATGCATATAGTGGCTGCAGACCAAATTTCTTACTGGGTTGTGATGGTAGTTCGAGGCAAATCTACCCGGAGAACCACTTCATGCAGGAGAAATCAGATGTTAATTTTCCATTTACCGATTATGAGGTGCTTAGCTCTACTGATAGGGAGAGCTGCAAAAATGAATGTTTGCATGATTGTTTTTGTGCAGCAGTCGTTTATAGCCCCTTTGCGCTCTGTTGGAAGAAGAGGCCTCCACTTTCCAATGGGAGAGTTGAATCATATACCATAACTTATATCAAAACAGCTTATAATTCGCCTCATGTAATCCCACTTCCTCCTCCAAGTCCAAAAGTCCCAGCAAAGGACAAGAACACATTGGTTATTGTGGTGTTGTCTGTACTCTTAGGCAGTTCTGTGTTGGTCATATTTGTGGGGGCAGCACGTATGGGTTTCTTTTGCATCTTCAATAGGAAGCTCCTTGCAGTTGAAATTTCTCCAAATGACACCTCTGTCGAAAGTAGATTGCGGCAATTTACCTACAAGGAGTTGACAGAGGCCACAAATGGATTTAAGGAAGAGCTAGGCAGGGGATCTTGTGGGATAGTTTACAAAGGCGAAACGAGATCAACTGGTCTGATTGCTGTCAAGATGTTAGACAGAGTTTTCGAAGACAGCGACAAAGAATTCAAAGCAGAAGTTGACATTATAAGCCAAACACATCACAAGAATCTTGTCCGCCTAGTCGGTTATTGTGATGAGAAACAACACAGGTTGCTGGTGTATGAGTTCTTGGGAAATGGCACTTTAGCAAGATTTCTATTTGGAGATCTAAAACCCAATTGGAAACAGAGGACACAAATTGCATGTGGGATCGCAAGAGGACTTGTTTACTTGCACGAGGAATGCAGGACGCAGATCATCCACTGCGACATAAAGCCTCAAAACATACTTCTGGATGAGTATTGCAATGCTCAGATTTCTGAGTTTGGATTGGCAAAGCTTTTGCTAATCAATCAAAgccatacaaaaacaaatatcaGAGGAACAAAAGGCTACGTTGCTCCTGAATGGTTCAGGTCTGCACCCGTGTCTGTGAAGGTCGATGTGTACAGTTTTGGTGTGTTGCTGCTAGAAATCATTTGCTGTAGGAGAAATGTAGATATGGAAATTGATGAGGAAGAGAAGAGAATTTTGACAGATTGGGTTTATGACCGTTATTTGGAAGGGAAATTAGATTATCTGGTTAAAAATGACAAAGAGGCCATGGAAGATATGAAAATCGTTGAGAGATTTGTGATGGTTGCCATTTGGTGCCTCCAAGAAAACCCACATGTAAGACCCACCATGAAACAGGTTATGCTTATGCTTGAAGGAATACTTCAAGTTTCATTACCCCCAAGTCCTTGTCCCTTCAGTTCCATCAACTGATCAGACCAGAAGTTAGTCTTAAATCGACTTTTTGGTATGTCATAAAATTGTGTtctgtttttgcttttgttttgttttgttttttgttattttgttattttgttattttgttattttgttattgtttttttattttatggaaaataccaaataaatggTCCTAAATTCGTGATTGTTGTAGGAACTATTCTTTATGTTTTCGGTGCTTTCAAGTGTTGCATTAAGTATTGCTCCTACTCAGAGCAGTTACCCACAAATAATAGCTCAAAAACCTTTCTCTATCTATTAGTTGTAAGGAATTTGAAATCATATGCAAGTAGATCTTGCAAAAACCCTTaccaaataataaattattgtcTGTTAACCATTTGAATTctctatttaaattttgtttttcatgttgGAATACGTGTTGGATTGATGATATATACGGTTGGCACCATATCAACTATAAAAATTCTGTTTTAAGTGTTTTTAGAGCATTTCCAAAGAATTCTTTGAAAATAAACAGCAtctttcatataataaaaaGCATATTTAAACATAAAGAgttgaatttttaaaacttctgcaacaatattttttgtatcacattttttatttttattttttcaatggatatttattgttatatttatttccttcctttttttttgtttttaacaataaatatttttaaaatatattaatataatataatggtcTTAGAATTTGATAagcattaaataatattaatataatattaaaaataaaaagtgtttcTGGCTCTCAAAATTTAAAGAGCCAAACTCATtctgtattttaaaaagtcaaaatacagAGTGGGTTGAACTTATTTTTAGAAattggttttttaaaataaagaaaatataatggaTGAAGAACCCCTTGGGAATGCTCTTATACATAAAAAATAGTGTTAGCAAATGGTTGTACTTTATTGAATATTGGTCAAGCTGTCTCTCTTAAACAAAAGTGCTAAAGAGGCAAACTTCCCTATCTACTTCCTTCAAACAAAAAGTAGCTGGTATGGTGCTAGAATATTGATATAAAAACCACTGTTTCAATCACATCCAAATTCattctaaaatattgatatccACATTCTGCTTTTGTCCAATTGGAGGCGAAACGATAATATACTAGTACATTCAATGTAATATAAAGAGATAGAGAAATATGCTTCAATATTGTAAACAAAGTATGATGAAGGTTTCACTTGCATGGAACCTTACATTGTCAGGTAATTGTGAGAAGAAACAATAACCCAATTGAAAACAGAGGAGAGAAGTAATAGCATTGGGATTGTAAAAGGACTCATTTACTTGCACGCTTTTGCTAATCAATCAAAGCCATACAAAAGACCAACAAAAATATGTAAGGGTATGTTGCAAGTTAAAATTGGGTTAACAAATAattccctctttttttcttgAGGATTCCAAATGAAAACCTAAATTCATTAtgtaagaaaagaaataaaaacaaacgaAAAAAGAACTGAGTTTGGATTCATGAGGCACACACAAGTCCATTTGAACTCAAAAGAATTCGaagccagaaaaaaaaaaatcacttaaaGGTTcacacttattattattatttttatatgttttgaatatatttgaccggaaattctatggtgaggacggtccgtatgaggaccgcagtattagtgatggtttttcatagtattaacgacggtttcttagaaaatcgttatcaatactatgaaaaaccgtcaccaatactgtggtccgcatgaggaccatccgcaccatagacggactgtatatttGACTactaaatttgattcaaaatgtCAAAGTAATcattgatttttatattattgtctaactcttaaaaataaatatattacttcAAACATACTAATCTTATTTAACACAGATGAACTTTGGTATTTTGAGTAGTTCTAGTTGCACTACCATCTGGAGTCTATAAAGTttcattattgatttatatttttatctccatttaaaattactattaaggaCATTTGTTAACTaaatctatttaaataatttctttatatagtCTCATTCTTCCTCTCAAATAATACGTTAAATATATCCATTTAATTTATACTCCATTAAAAATTATGATTGTAGATACAAAAATTATTCGTAAATTATGAAAGCTCAAAACTATGAAACAGTAAGATGAATTtagtttgtttctttatttgtttttatattgtgATGATTgctttagtttaaattttttttcctatctcTTACCAACGAATAGGTCGGAACAACActcttatatttgattttgatacattaaaattcatatttt is a genomic window containing:
- the LOC107429200 gene encoding G-type lectin S-receptor-like serine/threonine-protein kinase LECRK2, which translates into the protein MAILFLLLLQLPLSVVVAQTNGKINVPTSLTAGSNNYLWLSPSEDFAFGFHQLDDDAFVLAIWYHKLSAQFTPVWYANANKGKPVPRNSKLELTSDSALVLKNGAQTLWNSGKTSSAEVNYAVMNDTGNFMLLDNFNRPIWESFNYPTDTLLPSQIMKLGGSLSARTSDTDFTPRRFQFRLANNGIAELITINLPGNQSYDTLDSSGLHVLTENGSKIFVSKLENPISDPLDYYMRVTLNFDGALTINSHSKDPSAANETWRTLKSIPNNVCWDVNGARGGGVCGFNSICSTQSDRRANCTCPNGYSLVNPDDAYSGCRPNFLLGCDGSSRQIYPENHFMQEKSDVNFPFTDYEVLSSTDRESCKNECLHDCFCAAVVYSPFALCWKKRPPLSNGRVESYTITYIKTAYNSPHVIPLPPPSPKVPAKDKNTLVIVVLSVLLGSSVLVIFVGAARMGFFCIFNRKLLAVEISPNDTSVESRLRQFTYKELTEATNGFKEELGRGSCGIVYKGETRSTGLIAVKMLDRVFEDSDKEFKAEVDIISQTHHKNLVRLVGYCDEKQHRLLVYEFLGNGTLARFLFGDLKPNWKQRTQIACGIARGLVYLHEECRTQIIHCDIKPQNILLDEYCNAQISEFGLAKLLLINQSHTKTNIRGTKGYVAPEWFRSAPVSVKVDVYSFGVLLLEIICCRRNVDMEIDEEEKRILTDWVYDRYLEGKLDYLVKNDKEAMEDMKIVERFVMVAIWCLQENPHVRPTMKQVMLMLEGILQVSLPPSPCPFSSIN